In a single window of the Rhineura floridana isolate rRhiFlo1 chromosome 3, rRhiFlo1.hap2, whole genome shotgun sequence genome:
- the TMBIM6 gene encoding bax inhibitor 1 isoform X1 codes for MDVFNRNINFDALFKFSHISTSTQQHLKKVYASFALCMILAAAGAYINVVTEMVQFGLLTGLGALGLMIWLMATPHSQETEQKRLSMLAGFAFLTGVNLGPLLKMCIHINSSIIPTAFLGTAVIFSCFSLSALYAKRRAYLYLGGVLFSGLFLMLFFSLINIFLGSAWLFTANLYIGLMVMCGFVLFDTQLIIEKAENGDKDYIWHCVDLFLDFVNIFRELMVILGMSESKKKKEK; via the exons ATGGATGTCTTCAACAGGAACATAAATTTTGACGCCCTCTTCAAATTCTCCCACAT CTCCACGTCAACCCAGCAGCACCTGAAGAAGGTCTATGCTAGCTTTGCACTGTGCATGATCCTGGCAGCGGCTGGTGCCTACATCAATGTGGTAACTGAGATGGTGCAG TTTGGACTGCTGACTGGCCTGGGAGCACTTGGCCTTATGATCTGGCTGATGGCTACGCCCCACAGCCAAGAAACAGAACAGAAGCGGCTGAGCATGCTGGCAGGTTTTGCCTTCCTCACTG GAGTCAACCTAGGACCTCTGCTGAAAATGTGCATTCACATCAACTCCAG CATCATCCCAACTGCTTTCCTGGGCACAGCTGTGATCTTCAGCTGCTTCTCCCTGAGTGCCCTTTATGCCAAGCGCCGTGCCTATCTCTACCTAGGAG GTGTCCTCTTCTCCGGCCTGTTCCTGATGCTGTTCTTCTCCCTGATCAACATTTTCCTGGGCTCAGCTTGGCTCTTCACA GCTAACCTCTACATTGGGCTGATGGTGATGTGTGGTTTTGTGCTATTTGACACCCAGCTCATCATTGAGAAGGCCGAGAATGGAGATAAGGACTACATCTG GCATTGTGTGGATCTCTTCCTGGATTTTGTCAACATTTTCCGGGAGCTTATGGTCATCTTGGGCATGAGTGAG AGCAAGAAGAAGAAAGAGAAGTGA
- the TMBIM6 gene encoding bax inhibitor 1 isoform X2: MDVFNRNINFDALFKFSHISTSTQQHLKKVYASFALCMILAAAGAYINVVTEMVQFGLLTGLGALGLMIWLMATPHSQETEQKRLSMLAGFAFLTGVNLGPLLKMCIHINSSIIPTAFLGTAVIFSCFSLSALYAKRRAYLYLGGVLFSGLFLMLFFSLINIFLGSAWLFTANLYIGLMVMCGFVLFDTQLIIEKAENGDKDYICPFFLPACQALCGSLPGFCQHFPGAYGHLGHE; the protein is encoded by the exons ATGGATGTCTTCAACAGGAACATAAATTTTGACGCCCTCTTCAAATTCTCCCACAT CTCCACGTCAACCCAGCAGCACCTGAAGAAGGTCTATGCTAGCTTTGCACTGTGCATGATCCTGGCAGCGGCTGGTGCCTACATCAATGTGGTAACTGAGATGGTGCAG TTTGGACTGCTGACTGGCCTGGGAGCACTTGGCCTTATGATCTGGCTGATGGCTACGCCCCACAGCCAAGAAACAGAACAGAAGCGGCTGAGCATGCTGGCAGGTTTTGCCTTCCTCACTG GAGTCAACCTAGGACCTCTGCTGAAAATGTGCATTCACATCAACTCCAG CATCATCCCAACTGCTTTCCTGGGCACAGCTGTGATCTTCAGCTGCTTCTCCCTGAGTGCCCTTTATGCCAAGCGCCGTGCCTATCTCTACCTAGGAG GTGTCCTCTTCTCCGGCCTGTTCCTGATGCTGTTCTTCTCCCTGATCAACATTTTCCTGGGCTCAGCTTGGCTCTTCACA GCTAACCTCTACATTGGGCTGATGGTGATGTGTGGTTTTGTGCTATTTGACACCCAGCTCATCATTGAGAAGGCCGAGAATGGAGATAAGGACTACATCTG CCCTTTCTTTCTTCCCGCCTGCCAGGCATTGTGTGGATCTCTTCCTGGATTTTGTCAACATTTTCCGGGAGCTTATGGTCATCTTGGGCATGAGTGA